In one window of Henckelia pumila isolate YLH828 chromosome 1, ASM3356847v2, whole genome shotgun sequence DNA:
- the LOC140860636 gene encoding uncharacterized protein, producing MVNHVGNQNRPWNDPFSNTYNPGWKQHPKFSWGGQNNRPYGNQNYGKQHQEEKSSMEQMMQKFISSIETRMKNQDASIKNFENQIGQLAKAMSSRDSADELRSGKRVELERQEEKEPEDTISEKTAALMESNLDSQFAKFLEVFNKLNINIPFSDALMQMPSYAKFLKEILSNKRKLEENAMISLTENSLHWKLSLGEPKPTRMSFQLADRSLKYPRGIIEDVLVKVDKFIFPVDFVVLDMEEDLDMPLIMGRPFLETGKALIDVQKRELLLRVGEEKISFDVFNALKCSQYNEECFQIDAMDSLLNNYVQDTL from the exons ATGGTAAACCATGTGGGAAATCAAAACCGCCCTTGGAATGATCCATTCTCAAATACATATAATCCAGGATGGAAACAACATCCAAAATTTTCATGGGGTGGACAGAATAATAGGCCATATGGGAATCAGAACTATGGAAAACAGCATCAGGAGGAGAAGTCAAGCATGGAACAGATGATGCAAAAGTTCATATCATCCATTGAAACCAGAATGAAAAATCAGGATGCATCGATAAAAAATTTTGAGAATCAGATAGGGCAGTTGGCTAAAGCGATGTCTAGTAGAGATTCG GCAGATGAATTGAGAAGTGGGAAGCGAGTAGAACTTGAGAGACAAGAAGAGAAAGAGCCAGAAGATACTATATCGGAGAAAACTGCAG CTCTCATGGAATCCAATCTAGACTCCCAGTTTGCAAAATTTCTAGAGGTATTcaataaattgaatatcaaTATCCCTTTTTCCGACGCACTGATGCAAATGCCCAGCTATGCTAAGTTCTTGAAGGAGATTCTCTCCAACAAGAGGAAATTGGAGGAGAATGCCATGATCAGTTTAACGGAAAATTCTCTGCACTG GAAACTGAGTTTGGGAGAGCCGAAACCCACCAGAATGTCATTTCAATTGGCTGATAGGTCTCTAAAATATCCAAGAGGGATAATAGAGGATGTACTGGTGAAAGTagacaaattcatcttcccgGTGGATTTTGTGGTACTTGACATGGAAGAAGATTTGGACATGCCTCTTATTATGGGAAGACCTTTCCTGGAAACAGGAAAAGCACTCATAGATGTCCAAAAGAGAGAACTACTTTTAAGAGTGGGAGAGGAGAAAATTTCTTTTGATGTGTTTAATGCGCTTAAATGTTCACAATATAATGAAGAATGTTTTCAAATAGATGCAATGGACTCACTTTTGAATAATTATGTGCAGGATACACTCTAG